In Solanum lycopersicum chromosome 5, SLM_r2.1, the following are encoded in one genomic region:
- the LOC101246717 gene encoding ultraviolet-B receptor UVR8 isoform X1 has protein sequence MADGRGGDCNSDTAVRPIRKVLLISAGASHSVALLSGNVVCSWGRGEDGQLGLGDAEDRFSPTQVSALDGQEIVSLTCGADHTTAYSEALKQVYSWGWGDFGRLGHGNSSDLFTPQPIKALHGIRIKQIACGDSHCLAVTMGGEVQSWGRNQNGQLGLGTTEDSLVPRKIEAFKGIPVKMVAAGAEHTAAVTEDGELYGWGWGRYGNLGLGDRNDRLVPEKVSADVGEKMFIVACGWRHTICVSSSGALYTYGWSKYGQLGHGDFEDHLSPHKVQALHGSFTSQISGGWRHTMALTSDGKLYGWGWNKFGQVGVDDNCDHCSPVQVKFPHDQKVILISCGWRHTLAATERQNVFSWGRGTNGQLGHGESVDRSVPRIIEVLSVDGSSGQQIRSSTVDPSAAEKSWVSPTERYAVVPDENLPRQSVIPERGTGNDVNVPENDVKRIRL, from the exons ATGGCGGACGGAAGAGGTGGTGATTGCAATAGTGATACAGCAGTTAGGCCGATTCGGAAAGTGCTTCTCATTTCCGCTGGAGCTAGTCACTCCGTTGCTCTTCTCT CTGGAAATGTTGTTTGCTCATGGGGAAGAGGAGAGGATGGTCAGCTTGGCCTTGGGGATGCTGAAGATCGATTTTCTCCAACTCAGGTGAGTGCATTGGATGGGCAGGAAATAGTATCTCTCACTTGCGGAGCTGATCATACAACTGCTTACTCGGAGGCCTTAAAGCAAGTCTATAGCTGGGGATG GGGTGATTTTGGGAGATTGGGTCATGGAAACTCCAGTGATTTGTTCACTCCTCAACCAATTAAAGCACTTCATGGTATACGCATTAAGCAGATTGCATGTGGAGATAGCCATTGTCTTGCTGTTACCATGGGAGGCGAAGTGCAGAG TTGGGGGCGAAATCAAAATGGCCAACTAGGCCTTGGAACCACGGAGGACTCTCTTGTGCCTCGAAAAATTGAAGCTTTCAAG GGAATACCCGTAAAGATGGTTGCTGCCGGTGCTGAACATACAGCTGCTGTTACAGAAGATGGTGAACTCTATGGTTGGGGTTGGGGTCGATATGGTAATCTGGGCTTAGGTGACCGAAATGATCGCTTGGTTCCAGAAAAAGTTTCAGCCGATGTG GGAGAAAAGATGTTCATTGTTGCATGTGGTTGGCGTCATACTATCTGTGTATCCTCTTCTGGTGCTTTATATACGTATGGTTGGAGCAAATATGGTCAACTAGGACATGGTGATTTTGAGGATCACCTCTCTCCTCATAAGGTTCAAGCTTTGCATGGAAGTTTTACTTCTCAG ATATCAGGTGGTTGGAGACATACCATGGCACTTACTTCAGATGGAAAACTCTATGGTTGGGGTTGGAACAAG TTCGGACAAGTTGGTGTTGATGACAATTGTGATCATTGTTCACCTGTTCAAGTAAAATTTCCACATGATCAG AAAGTAATTCTGATTTCATGCGGTTGGAGGCACACACTTGCTGCTACAGAAAGGCAGAATGTCTTTTCCTGGGGAAGAGGTACAAATGGTCAGCTAGGTCATGGGGAGTCCGTTGATAG GTCTGTCCCAAGGATTATAGAAGTGTTAAGTGTTGATGGATCAAGTGGACAACAAATCAGATCTTCGACGGTTGACCCATCAGCAG CTGAAAAATCTTGGGTTTCACCTACGGAGAGATATGCTGTTGTTCCAGATGAAAAC CTGCCAAGACAATCAGTTATTCCCGAAAGAGGAACTGGAAACGATGTAAATGTGCCGGAAAATGATGTGAAAAGGATCCGATTATGA
- the LOC101246717 gene encoding ultraviolet-B receptor UVR8 isoform X3 has product MADGRGGDCNSDTAVRPIRKVLLISAGASHSVALLSGNVVCSWGRGEDGQLGLGDAEDRFSPTQVSALDGQEIVSLTCGADHTTAYSEALKQVYSWGWGDFGRLGHGNSSDLFTPQPIKALHGIRIKQIACGDSHCLAVTMGGEVQSWGRNQNGQLGLGTTEDSLVPRKIEAFKGIPVKMVAAGAEHTAAVTEDGELYGWGWGRYGNLGLGDRNDRLVPEKVSADVGEKMFIVACGWRHTICVSSSGALYTYGWSKYGQLGHGDFEDHLSPHKVQALHGSFTSQISGGWRHTMALTSDGKLYGWGWNKFGQVGVDDNCDHCSPVQVKFPHDQKVILISCGWRHTLAATERQNVFSWGRGTNGQLGHGESVDSCQDNQLFPKEELETM; this is encoded by the exons ATGGCGGACGGAAGAGGTGGTGATTGCAATAGTGATACAGCAGTTAGGCCGATTCGGAAAGTGCTTCTCATTTCCGCTGGAGCTAGTCACTCCGTTGCTCTTCTCT CTGGAAATGTTGTTTGCTCATGGGGAAGAGGAGAGGATGGTCAGCTTGGCCTTGGGGATGCTGAAGATCGATTTTCTCCAACTCAGGTGAGTGCATTGGATGGGCAGGAAATAGTATCTCTCACTTGCGGAGCTGATCATACAACTGCTTACTCGGAGGCCTTAAAGCAAGTCTATAGCTGGGGATG GGGTGATTTTGGGAGATTGGGTCATGGAAACTCCAGTGATTTGTTCACTCCTCAACCAATTAAAGCACTTCATGGTATACGCATTAAGCAGATTGCATGTGGAGATAGCCATTGTCTTGCTGTTACCATGGGAGGCGAAGTGCAGAG TTGGGGGCGAAATCAAAATGGCCAACTAGGCCTTGGAACCACGGAGGACTCTCTTGTGCCTCGAAAAATTGAAGCTTTCAAG GGAATACCCGTAAAGATGGTTGCTGCCGGTGCTGAACATACAGCTGCTGTTACAGAAGATGGTGAACTCTATGGTTGGGGTTGGGGTCGATATGGTAATCTGGGCTTAGGTGACCGAAATGATCGCTTGGTTCCAGAAAAAGTTTCAGCCGATGTG GGAGAAAAGATGTTCATTGTTGCATGTGGTTGGCGTCATACTATCTGTGTATCCTCTTCTGGTGCTTTATATACGTATGGTTGGAGCAAATATGGTCAACTAGGACATGGTGATTTTGAGGATCACCTCTCTCCTCATAAGGTTCAAGCTTTGCATGGAAGTTTTACTTCTCAG ATATCAGGTGGTTGGAGACATACCATGGCACTTACTTCAGATGGAAAACTCTATGGTTGGGGTTGGAACAAG TTCGGACAAGTTGGTGTTGATGACAATTGTGATCATTGTTCACCTGTTCAAGTAAAATTTCCACATGATCAG AAAGTAATTCTGATTTCATGCGGTTGGAGGCACACACTTGCTGCTACAGAAAGGCAGAATGTCTTTTCCTGGGGAAGAGGTACAAATGGTCAGCTAGGTCATGGGGAGTCCGTTGATAG CTGCCAAGACAATCAGTTATTCCCGAAAGAGGAACTGGAAACGATGTAA
- the LOC101246717 gene encoding ultraviolet-B receptor UVR8 isoform X2 has translation MADGRGGDCNSDTAVRPIRKVLLISAGASHSVALLSGNVVCSWGRGEDGQLGLGDAEDRFSPTQVSALDGQEIVSLTCGADHTTAYSEALKQVYSWGWGDFGRLGHGNSSDLFTPQPIKALHGIRIKQIACGDSHCLAVTMGGEVQSWGRNQNGQLGLGTTEDSLVPRKIEAFKGIPVKMVAAGAEHTAAVTEDGELYGWGWGRYGNLGLGDRNDRLVPEKVSADVGEKMFIVACGWRHTICVSSSGALYTYGWSKYGQLGHGDFEDHLSPHKVQALHGSFTSQISGGWRHTMALTSDGKLYGWGWNKFGQVGVDDNCDHCSPVQVKFPHDQKVILISCGWRHTLAATERQNVFSWGRGTNGQLGHGESVDRSVPRIIEVLSVDGSSGQQIRSSTVDPSAAAKTISYSRKRNWKRCKCAGK, from the exons ATGGCGGACGGAAGAGGTGGTGATTGCAATAGTGATACAGCAGTTAGGCCGATTCGGAAAGTGCTTCTCATTTCCGCTGGAGCTAGTCACTCCGTTGCTCTTCTCT CTGGAAATGTTGTTTGCTCATGGGGAAGAGGAGAGGATGGTCAGCTTGGCCTTGGGGATGCTGAAGATCGATTTTCTCCAACTCAGGTGAGTGCATTGGATGGGCAGGAAATAGTATCTCTCACTTGCGGAGCTGATCATACAACTGCTTACTCGGAGGCCTTAAAGCAAGTCTATAGCTGGGGATG GGGTGATTTTGGGAGATTGGGTCATGGAAACTCCAGTGATTTGTTCACTCCTCAACCAATTAAAGCACTTCATGGTATACGCATTAAGCAGATTGCATGTGGAGATAGCCATTGTCTTGCTGTTACCATGGGAGGCGAAGTGCAGAG TTGGGGGCGAAATCAAAATGGCCAACTAGGCCTTGGAACCACGGAGGACTCTCTTGTGCCTCGAAAAATTGAAGCTTTCAAG GGAATACCCGTAAAGATGGTTGCTGCCGGTGCTGAACATACAGCTGCTGTTACAGAAGATGGTGAACTCTATGGTTGGGGTTGGGGTCGATATGGTAATCTGGGCTTAGGTGACCGAAATGATCGCTTGGTTCCAGAAAAAGTTTCAGCCGATGTG GGAGAAAAGATGTTCATTGTTGCATGTGGTTGGCGTCATACTATCTGTGTATCCTCTTCTGGTGCTTTATATACGTATGGTTGGAGCAAATATGGTCAACTAGGACATGGTGATTTTGAGGATCACCTCTCTCCTCATAAGGTTCAAGCTTTGCATGGAAGTTTTACTTCTCAG ATATCAGGTGGTTGGAGACATACCATGGCACTTACTTCAGATGGAAAACTCTATGGTTGGGGTTGGAACAAG TTCGGACAAGTTGGTGTTGATGACAATTGTGATCATTGTTCACCTGTTCAAGTAAAATTTCCACATGATCAG AAAGTAATTCTGATTTCATGCGGTTGGAGGCACACACTTGCTGCTACAGAAAGGCAGAATGTCTTTTCCTGGGGAAGAGGTACAAATGGTCAGCTAGGTCATGGGGAGTCCGTTGATAG GTCTGTCCCAAGGATTATAGAAGTGTTAAGTGTTGATGGATCAAGTGGACAACAAATCAGATCTTCGACGGTTGACCCATCAGCAG CTGCCAAGACAATCAGTTATTCCCGAAAGAGGAACTGGAAACGATGTAAATGTGCCGGAAAATGA